One genomic region from Populus nigra chromosome 8, ddPopNigr1.1, whole genome shotgun sequence encodes:
- the LOC133700697 gene encoding structural maintenance of chromosomes protein 2-1-like isoform X1: MYIKEICLEGFKSYATRTVVQGFDPFFNAITGLNGSGKSNILDSICFVLGITNLQQVRASNLQELVYKQGQAGITKATVSIVFDNSDRNRSPLGYEDHSEITVTRQIVVGGRNKYLINGKLAQPSQVQNLFHSVQLNVNNPHFLIMQGRITKVLNMKPPEILSMLEEAAGTRMYETKKESALKTLEKKQSKVDEINKLLDQEILPALEKLRKERMQYMQWANGNSELDRLKRFCIAYDYVQAVKIRDSAVVEVEHMKGKIAEIDTSAEQMLVEIQQKETEISKLAAEKEASMGGEVKTLSENVDVLAQDLVREVSVLNNKEDTLRSECESAEKIVHSIEDLKQSVEERAAAVKKSEEGAADLKRRVGELSNSLENYEKEYQGVLAGKSSGSEEKCLEDQLGEAKYAVGNAETELKQLKTKISHCEKELKEKTHQLMSKNEEAVAVENELCARRKDVENAKSALESLSYKEGQMEALQKDCASELKLVQKLKDEIRDLSAQLSNVQFIYRDPVRNFDRSKVKGVVAKLIKVNDSSTMTALEVTAGGKLFNVVVDTESTGKQLLQNGDLRRRVTIIPLNKIQSHAVPIRVQQAAVRLVGKENAELALTLVGYDEELKTAMEYVFGSTFVCKNIDAAKEVAFSREIRTPSVTLEGDIFQPSGLLTGGSRKGGGDLLRQLHELAEAESNLTLHQRRLSEIEAKITELLPVHKKFADLKKQLELKLYDLSLFQGRAEQNEHHKLGEVVKKIEQELEEAKSAVKEKQILYNECVNTVSMLEKSIKEHDNNREGKLKDLEKQIKATKAQMQSVSKDVKGHENERERLIMEQEAVMKEHASLESQLGALRAQISCLNLELEEQKAKVASTRNNHDQVQSELNAIRLKMKERDSQISSILKEQQKLQHKLSETKLDRKKLENEVKRMEMEQKDCSMKVDKLIEKHAWIASEKQLFGRSGTDYDFLSLNPSKAKEELDKLQAEQSGLEKRVNKKVMAMFEKAEDEYNDLMSKKNIIENDKSKINKVIEELDEKKKETLKVTWVKVNNDFGSIFSTLLPGTMAKLEPPEGCSFLDGLEVRVAFGGVWKQSLSELSGGQRSLLALSIILALLLFKPAPLYILDEVDAALDLSHTQNIGRMIKAHFPHSQFIVVSLKEGMFNNANVLFRTKFVDGVSTVQRTVATKQNL; encoded by the exons ATGTATATAAAGGAGATATGTTTAGAGGGGTTCAAATCTTACGCAACAAGAACAGTAGTACAAGGATTCGACCCCTTTTTCAATGCAATTACGGGGCTAAATGGGTCTGGCAAGTCGAATATTCTggattcaatttgttttgttttgggaaTAACTAATTTGCAGCAAGTTAGGGCATCCAATTTGCAGGAGTTAGTGTACAAGCAAGGACAGGCAGGGATTACTAAAGCTACAGTGTCAATTGTGTTTGATAATTCTGACAGGAATAGGAGTCCTCTTGGGTATGAAGATCATTCAGAGATTACAGTTACTAGACAG ATTGTGGTCGGTGGAAGGAACAAGTATCTGATCAATGGAAAGCTGGCCCAGCCTAGTCAAGTCCAAAACCTTTTTCATTCAGTGCAGCTGAATGTTAACAATCCACATTTTCTCATTATGCAAGGACGCATTACTAAGGTCTTGAACATGAAACCTCCAGAGATCTTATCAATGCTTGAAGAGGCTGCTGGGACAAGAATGTACGAGACAAAAAAAGAGTCTGCGTTGAAAACTCTAGAGAAGAAGCAGAGCAAGGTGGATGAAATTAATAAGCTTCTTGACCAGGAGATACTGCCAGCTTTGGAGAAGTTGAGGAAGGAGAGGATGCAATATATGCAATGGGCCAACGGCAATTCTGAATTAGATCGACTCAAAAGGTTTTGCATTGCTTATGATTACGTTCAAGCAGTGAAAATTAGAGACAGCGCAGTTGTTGAGGTGGAACATATGAAGGGAAAAATTGCTGAGATCGACACTAGTGCAGAACAGATGCTGGTGGAAATACAGCAAAAGGAGACGGAAATATCAAAATTGGCTGCTGAAAAGGAAGCCAGTATGGGCGGGGAAGTAAAAACTCTGTCAGAGAATGTAGATGTGCTTGCTCAAGATCTTGTGCGAGAGGTATCGGTTTTGAATAATAAAGAGGATACTTTACGGAGTGAATGTGAGAGTGCTGAAAAG ATTGTTCACAGTATTGAAGACTTAAAGCAGTCTGTTGAGGAGAGGGCTGCTGCAGTTAAAAAGTCTGAGGAAGGAGCAGCTGATCTCAAAAGGAGAGTTGGAGAACTTTCCAATAGTTTGGAAAACTATGAGAAGGAATACCAA GGTGTGCTAGCTGGGAAGAGCAGTGGTAGTGAGGAGAAATGCCTTGAAGATCAACTGGGTGAAGCAAAGTATGCTGTTGGAAATGCTGAAACAGAGTTGAAAcagttgaaaacaaaaattagccACTGTGAGAAAGAGCTGAAAGAGAAAACGCATCAGTTAATGTCAAAGAATGAAGAAGCTGTTGCTGTAGAGAATGAGCTTTGTGCTAGAAGGAAagatgttgaaaatgctaaatcaGCGCTGGAATCTCTTTCATATAAGGAAGGCCAGATGGAAGCTTTACAGAAG GATTGTGCATCCGAATTGAAACTAGTGCAgaagttgaaagatgaaatacgAGACCTTTCGGCGCAGCTATCAAATGTTCAATTCATATACCGTGATCCCGTGAGAAACTTTGATAGGTCGAAAGTAAAAGGCGTGGTAGCTAAACTAATTAAAGTAAATGACAGCTCCACAATGACTGCCCTAGAG GTTACTGCAGGTGGAAAGTTATTTAATGTTGTTGTGGACACTGAGAGCACTGGAAAGCAACTTCTTCAAAATGGTGATCTCCGTAGAAGAGTGACAATTATCCCCTTAAACAAAATTCAATCCCATGCTGTACCCATTAGAGTTCAGCAGGCTGCTGTTAGATTG GTTGGCAAGGAGAATGCTGAACTGGCACTTACTTTGGTTGGCTACGATGAGGAATTGAAG ACTGCTATGGAATATGTTTTTGGTTCAACATTTGTTTGCAAAAACATTGACGCTGCAAAGGAG GTTGCTTTTAGTCGAGAAATCCGCACTCCTAGTGTCACTCTTGAAGGTGATATCTTCCAGCCAAGTGGTCTTTTAACTGGTGGAAGTCGCAA GGGTGGTGGCGATCTGTTAAGGCAACTCCATGAATTGGCAGAGGCTGAATCAAATCTCACACTACATCAGAGAAGGTTATCTGAAATAGAAGCAAAG ATTACAGAGCTCTTGCCGGTCCATAAAAAGTTTGCGGACCTTAAAAAGCAGTTAGAGCTTAAGCTGTATGATCTTTCATTATTTCAGGGCAGGGCTGAGCAAAACGAGCATCATAAG CTTGGAGAAGTAGTAAAGAAGATTGAACAAGAGCTTGAAGAAGCAAAGTCTGcagtcaaagaaaaacaaattttgtaCAATGAGTGTGTTAATACAGTGTCAATGCTTGAAAAATCTATCAAAGAGCACGATAATAATCGGGAAGGCAAGCTTAAAGACTTGGAGAAACAAATTAAGGCTACAAAAGCACAAATGCAGTCAGTTTCAAAGGACGTCAag GGGCATGAAAATGAAAGGGAGAGACTTATCATGGAACAGGAAGCAGTCATGAAGGAACATGCTTCTTTGGAGAGTCAATTAGGTGCTTTGAGAGCACAAATCAGCTGTCTCAATTTGGAATTAGAAGAACAAAAGGCCAAG GTTGCTTCCACGCGCAATAATCATGATCAGGTTCAATCTGAGCTCAATGCAATCCGTCTAAAGATGAAGGAGCGTGATTCCCAAATTAGTAGCATTCTCAAGGAGCAGCAAAAACTTCAACATAAACTGAGTGAGACTAAGCTTGACAGGAAGAAGTTGGAGAATGAG GTGAAGAGAATGGAAATGGAGCAGAAAGATTGCTCTATGAAGGTGGACAAATTGATAGAGAAGCATGCCTGGATTGCTTCTGAGAAGCAGCTATTTGGGAGAAGTGGGACTGATTATGATTTTCTGTCACTCAATCCTAGTAAAGCAAAGGAGGAACTTGACAAATTGCAAGCAGAGCAATCAGG GCTCGAGAAAAGGGTGAACAAGAAAGTTATGGCAATGTTTGAAAAAGCTGAAGACGAGTACAACGATTTGATGTCAAAGAAGAACATCATTGAG AATGACAagtctaaaataaataaagtgatTGAAGAGCTAGacgagaagaagaaggagactCTCAAAGTTACTTGGGTTAAAGTGAATAA TGACTTTGGATCTATCTTTTCCACCCTATTGCCGGGCACCATGGCAAAGCTAGAACCTCCCGAAGGTTGCAGTTTCCTAGATGGTCTTGAGGTTCGTGTTGCTTTTGGAGGTGTCTGGAAACAATCGCTGTCTGAATTAAGTGGAGGTCAACGCTCTCTGCTTGCTTTATCTATAATCTTGGCATTACTTCTCTTCAAGCCAGCTCCACTTTATATTCTAGATGAG GTCGATGCGGCTCTTGACTTAAGCCACACACAGAACATAGGGAGAATGATCAAAGCTCACTTCCCACACTCCCAG TTTATCGTGGTTTCACTAAAAGAAGGCATGTTCAACAATGCTAATGTTCTTTTCCGGACAAAATTTGTGGATGGTGTTTCCACTGTACAGAGGACTGTTGCCACTAAGCAGAACTTGTGA
- the LOC133701373 gene encoding MDIS1-interacting receptor like kinase 2-like: MARGSFVSLAILIDWIVLLLFCCKASLASNAAEAEALLRWKDSLGNQSILQSWVAPANANSSTLSPCQWRGITCDDAGNVTQINLPNVGLTGTLQYLDFSSLTNLLRLDLRENQLTGTIPSSIGILYKLQYLDLATNFLYGTLPLSLANLTQAYELDFSRNNITGIIDPRLFPDGSAANKTGLVSLKNFLLQTTGLGGRIPEEIGNCKFLSLLALDENRFHGPIPSSLGNSSELTVLRLSNNLLSGNIPPNIGTLSKLTDLRLLTNQLSGFVPAELGNLSSLTVLHLAENNFTGHLPQQVCQGGKLVNFSAAFNNFSGPIPVSLKNCHTLYRVRLEHNQLSGFLEQDFGVYPNLTYIDLSFNRVRGELSPKWGECKKLTVLRVAGNLLGGKIPDEVVLLNQLRVIDLSSNQIFGELPAQLGKLSNLLVLNLKDNMLSGQVPVGIDGLSSLENLDLSLNMLSGPIPYQIGECSKLRFLSLGGNRLNGTIPYQIGNLAGLHDLLDLGYNLLSGGIPSQLAKLTSLAQLNLSHNNLSGSIPASLSNMLSLVAVNFSYNNLEGPLPDSSIFHLVEPNSYSNNRDLCGEVQGLRRCTIRANEKGRGDKKSKLVIIVASITSALFLSLALVGIIAFLHHRNSRNVSTRESRSRREIPLPIWFFKGKIAYGDIIEATKNFDDKYCIGEGGTGKVYKAELSDGQVFAVKRLNYLVQDEEIETTKSFSNEVEALTELRHRNIVKLHGFCSQGRHAFLIYEFLERGSLAGMLRDEEGARELDWGKRIAVVKGIAHALSYMHHDCVPPIVHRDISSNNVLLNSELEAHVSDFGTARFLKPESSNWTAIAGTYGYIAPELAYTMEVNEKSDVYSFGVLAFEVLMGKHPGDLISYLHSSANQEIHFEDASDPRLSPPAERKAVDLLSCIITLARLCICVDPQSRPTMRTVSQQLEMKAAGSE, encoded by the exons ATGGCCCGAGGAAGTTTTGTTTCTCTAGCAATTTTAATTGACTGGATAGTATTGTTGCTATTTTGCTGCAAAGCAAGTTTAGCTTCAAATGCAGCAGAAGCCGAGGCCTTGCTCAGATGGAAAGATAGTCTTGGAAACCAATCCATTCTCCAGTCGTGGGTCGCCCCAGCAAATGCCAATTCAAGTACCCTAAGTCCATGCCAGTGGCGTGGAATAACTTGTGATGACGCGGGAAATGTAACTCAAATCAATCTTCCGAACGTGGGCTTGACAGGTACCCTGCAATACTTAGATTTCTCTTCTTTAACAAATCTTCTTCGACTTGACCTTAGAGAAAATCAACTTACAGGAACCATTCCATCTAGCATTGGAATTCTTTACAAACTCCAATATCTTGATCTTGCCACAAATTTTCTTTATGGTACTCTACCTCTTTCTCTTGCTAATCTTACTCAGGCTTATGAGCTCGACTTTTCTCGAAACAACATAACTGGCATAATAGACCCACGGCTATTCCCTGATGGGTCAGCCGCGAACAAAACTGGCCTTGTTAGCCTAAAAAACTTCCTCCTTCAAACTACTGGGCTTGGAGGTCGAATTCCTGAAGAAATAGGAAATTGTAAATTTCTGTCCCTTCTAGCTCTAGATGAGAATCGTTTTCATGGACCTATCCCTTCATCTTTAGGTAACTCGAGTGAGTTGACCGTTCTACGGCTTTCCAACAATCTTCTTTCAGGAAACATCCCACCAAATATAGGTACTTTGAGCAAGTTAACTGACTTGCGCTTGCTCACGAACCAATTGTCTGGTTTCGTGCCTGCAGAATTAGGCAACCTTTCATCATTAACTGTTCTACACCTGGCCGAGAATAACTTCACAGGCCATTTGCCGCAGCAAGTGTGCCAAGGTGGAAAGCTTGTCAACTTCAGCGCCGCCTTTAACAATTTCTCTGGTCCAATCCCGGTAAGCCTAAAAAATTGCCACACCTTATATAGAGTTAGGCTTGAACACAACCAACTGTCGGGGTTTCTAGAACAAGATTTTGGAGTGTATCCAAACCTCACTTATATTGACCTAAGTTTCAACAGGGTAAGAGGCGAGCTGTCACCCAAATGGGGAGAGTGCAAGAAACTGACTGTTCTGAGAGTAGCTGGAAATTTGCTTGGTGGTAAAATCCCTGATGAGGTTGTTCTGCTAAACCAACTAAGAGTGATTGACCtctcttcaaatcaaatttttggaGAGTTGCCAGCACAACTTGGAAAATTGTCCAACCTGTTGGTTCTAAATCTGAAAGATAACATGCTTTCAGGACAGGTGCCAGTGGGAATTGACGGCCTGTCCAGCTTGGAGAATCTAGACCTCTCTTTGAACATGCTAAGCGGGCCAATTCCATACCAAATTGGAGAATGCTCTAAACTTCGATTTTTAAGCTTGGGCGGGAATAGGTTAAATGGGACAATCCCCTATCAAATCGGAAATCTTGCAGGTTTACACGACTTGCTAGATTTGGGCTATAATTTGCTTTCTGGAGGGATACCCTCTCAGCTCGCAAAGCTTACAAGTTTGGCGCAGCTGAACTTGTCCCACAATAATCTCAGTGGTTCAATTCCTGCATCTCTCAGCAACATGCTGAGCTTGGTTGCTGTCAACTTTTCATACAACAATTTAGAAGGTCCACTTCCTGATAGCAGCATCTTTCATTTAGTTGAGCCGAATTCATATAGTAACAATAGAGACTTGTGTGGTGAAGTTCAGGGTTTGAGACGCTGCACCATTAGAGCCAATGAAAAGGGTAGGGGGGATAAAAAAagcaaacttgttattattgttgcttcGATAACAAGTGCCTTGTTTCTTTCACTCGCATTGGTTGGTATTATTGCATTTCTCCACCATCGGAACTCCAGAAATGTCTCAACACGTGAAAGCAGATCAAGGAGGGAAATTCCCTTACCAATATGGTTTTTTAAAGGGAAAATTGCGTACGGAGATATCATTGAAGCTACAAAGAACTTTGATGACAAGTACTGCATTGGGGAGGGAGGAACCGGAAAGGTTTATAAAGCAGAACTGTCAGATGGTCAAGTGTTTGCAGTGAAAAGGCTGAATTATCTGGTTCAAGACGAAGAGATTGAGACTACAAAAAGCTTTAGCAATGAGGTTGAAGCTTTAACAGAATTACGCCATCGCAACATAGTGAAACTCCATGGATTTTGTTCTCAAGGAAGGCACGCATTcttgatttatgaatttttggAGAGGGGTAGTTTGGCTGGCATGCTAAGAGATGAAGAAGGAGCCAGGGAGTTGGATTGGGGAAAAAGGATAGCGGTTGTTAAGGGCATAGCTCATGCTTTATCTTATATGCATCATGATTGTGTTCCACCTATAGTTCATCGAGACATATCAAGCAATAATGTCTTACTGAACTCTGAACTTGAGGCTCATGTTTCTGATTTTGGCACGGCAAGGTTTCTGAAGCCTGAGTCATCAAATTGGACAGCAATTGCAGGCACCTATGGATATATTGCTCCAG AGCTTGCTTACACAATGGAAGTGAATGAGAAATCCGATGTTTATAGCTTTGGGGTGTTGGCATTCGAAGTTCTGATGGGAAAGCATCCAGGGGACCTCATTTCCTATCTACATTCATCTGCTAATCAAGAAATCCACTTTGAAGATGCGTCAGATCCCCGTCTCTCACCTCCTGCAGAACGAAAAGCTGTTGATCTATTGTCCTGTATCATAACTCTTGCTCGTTTATGTATATGTGTTGACCCTCAATCTCGACCAACCATGCGAACTGTGTCTCAGCAGCTCGAAATGAAGGCTGCTGGTTCCGAATAA
- the LOC133700530 gene encoding dynein light chain 1, cytoplasmic-like, translating to MERPQSETGRRRRMEKNKERVQFLPPGRMLPVPPMVGPPAAATNEVRLTAIAVELNIRLRSADMPGAMQEHAFRFSRALLDANNLESKNPNPTHIAMSLKKEFDSMYGIAWHCIVGKSYGSFVTHSSGGFVYFSVDNLCFLLFKTEVQPVKRPPPLSKLKA from the exons ATGGAGAGACCACAGTCAGAGACtggaaggaggaggagaatgGAAAAGAATAAGGAAAGGGTGCAGTTCCTACCTCCTGGGCGTATGTTACCGGTGCCTCCCATGGTGGGGCCACCAGCAGCAGCAACCAATGAAGTGAGGCTAACAGCAATAGCTGTCGAGTTGAACATACGGCTGAGATCAGCAGACATGCCTGGTGCAATGCAAGAGCATGCATTTAGGTTCAGTAGAGCACTCCTTGATGCTAACAATCTCGAGAGCAAGAATCCCAATCCTACTCATATCGCCATGAGTCTCAAGAAG gaGTTTGATTCAATGTATGGCATCGCATGGCACTGCATTGTTGGCAAAAGTTATGGGTCATTTGTAACTCACTCAAGTGGtggatttgtttatttttccgtGGACAACCTCTGCTTTCTTCTTTTCAAGACCGAGGTCCAACCAGTGAAGAGGCCACCTCCATTGAGCAAGCTCAAGGCATAA
- the LOC133700762 gene encoding probable aquaporin TIP5-1, which produces MASTSLTARFKQSVTPASLRAYLAEFISTFFYVFAVVGSAMASRKLLPDAAADPSSLVIVAIANAFALSSAVYIAANASGGHVNPAVTFGMAVGGRINVPTALFYWISQMLASVMACIFLKVATVGQHVPTNTIAEEMTGFGASLLEGVMSFGLVYTVYAAGDPRRGSLGAIGPLAVGLTAGASVLAAGPFSGGSMNPACAFGSAVIAGRLNNQAVYWVGPLIGAAVAGLLYDNVVFPTEAPDSLRGVSDDAGV; this is translated from the exons ATGGCTTCGACATCACTGACTGCACGTTTCAAACAATCAGTTACTCCCGCTTCTCTTAGGGCGTATCTTGCAGAGTTCATCTCCACTTTCTTTTACGTGTTTGCAGTTGTAGGATCTGCCATGGCTTCAA GGAAATTATTGCCAGACGCAGCAGCAGATCCATCCAGCCTAGTGATAGTCGCAATTGCGAATGCTTTTGCACTCTCATCGGCTGTGTACATTGCTGCAAATGCCTCTGGAGGGCATGTGAATCCTGCTGTCACATTTGGCATGGCTGTTGGAGGACGCATTAATGTGCCAACTGCTCTATTCTACTGGATTTCTCAGATGTTGGCCTCTGTTATGGCTTGCATTTTCTTGAAAGTGGCCACCGTAGGACAG CATGTTCCAACCAACACAATTGCAGAGGAAATGACAGGATTTGGAGCATCCCTGCTAGAAGGTGTGATGTCATTTGGCTTGGTGTACACTGTTTACGCTGCCGGAGACCCTAGACGTGGTTCATTGGGCGCCATTGGACCTTTGGCAGTAGGTCTTACGGCAGGAGCCAGTGTCTTGGCTGCAGGACCCTTCTCAGGTGGCTCAATGAATCCAGCATGTGCATTCGGGTCTGCAGTTATTGCTGGGAGGTTAAACAACCAGGCTGTTTATTGGGTTGGACCGTTGATTGGAGCCGCAGTTGCTGGGCTTCTCTATGATAATGTTGTCTTCCCTACTGAAGCTCCAGATTCTCTTAGGGGGGTTTCAGATGATGCTGGAGTGTAA
- the LOC133700697 gene encoding structural maintenance of chromosomes protein 2-1-like isoform X2 yields the protein MYIKEICLEGFKSYATRTVVQGFDPFFNAITGLNGSGKSNILDSICFVLGITNLQQVRASNLQELVYKQGQAGITKATVSIVFDNSDRNRSPLGYEDHSEITVTRQIVVGGRNKYLINGKLAQPSQVQNLFHSVQLNVNNPHFLIMQGRITKVLNMKPPEILSMLEEAAGTRMYETKKESALKTLEKKQSKVDEINKLLDQEILPALEKLRKERMQYMQWANGNSELDRLKRFCIAYDYVQAVKIRDSAVVEVEHMKGKIAEIDTSAEQMLVEIQQKETEISKLAAEKEASMGGEVKTLSENVDVLAQDLVREVSVLNNKEDTLRSECESAEKIVHSIEDLKQSVEERAAAVKKSEEGAADLKRRVGELSNSLENYEKEYQGVLAGKSSGSEEKCLEDQLGEAKYAVGNAETELKQLKTKISHCEKELKEKTHQLMSKNEEAVAVENELCARRKDVENAKSALESLSYKEGQMEALQKDCASELKLVQKLKDEIRDLSAQLSNVQFIYRDPVRNFDRSKVKGVVAKLIKVNDSSTMTALEVTAGGKLFNVVVDTESTGKQLLQNGDLRRRVTIIPLNKIQSHAVPIRVQQAAVRLVGKENAELALTLVGYDEELKTAMEYVFGSTFVCKNIDAAKEVAFSREIRTPSVTLEGDIFQPSGLLTGGSRKGGGDLLRQLHELAEAESNLTLHQRRLSEIEAKITELLPVHKKFADLKKQLELKLYDLSLFQGRAEQNEHHKLGEVVKKIEQELEEAKSAVKEKQILYNECVNTVSMLEKSIKEHDNNREGKLKDLEKQIKATKAQMQSVSKDVKGHENERERLIMEQEAVMKEHASLESQLGALRAQISCLNLELEEQKAKVASTRNNHDQVQSELNAIRLKMKERDSQISSILKEQQKLQHKLSETKLDRKKLENEVKRMEMEQKDCSMKVDKLIEKHAWIASEKQLFGRSGTDYDFLSLNPSKAKEELDKLQAEQSGPES from the exons ATGTATATAAAGGAGATATGTTTAGAGGGGTTCAAATCTTACGCAACAAGAACAGTAGTACAAGGATTCGACCCCTTTTTCAATGCAATTACGGGGCTAAATGGGTCTGGCAAGTCGAATATTCTggattcaatttgttttgttttgggaaTAACTAATTTGCAGCAAGTTAGGGCATCCAATTTGCAGGAGTTAGTGTACAAGCAAGGACAGGCAGGGATTACTAAAGCTACAGTGTCAATTGTGTTTGATAATTCTGACAGGAATAGGAGTCCTCTTGGGTATGAAGATCATTCAGAGATTACAGTTACTAGACAG ATTGTGGTCGGTGGAAGGAACAAGTATCTGATCAATGGAAAGCTGGCCCAGCCTAGTCAAGTCCAAAACCTTTTTCATTCAGTGCAGCTGAATGTTAACAATCCACATTTTCTCATTATGCAAGGACGCATTACTAAGGTCTTGAACATGAAACCTCCAGAGATCTTATCAATGCTTGAAGAGGCTGCTGGGACAAGAATGTACGAGACAAAAAAAGAGTCTGCGTTGAAAACTCTAGAGAAGAAGCAGAGCAAGGTGGATGAAATTAATAAGCTTCTTGACCAGGAGATACTGCCAGCTTTGGAGAAGTTGAGGAAGGAGAGGATGCAATATATGCAATGGGCCAACGGCAATTCTGAATTAGATCGACTCAAAAGGTTTTGCATTGCTTATGATTACGTTCAAGCAGTGAAAATTAGAGACAGCGCAGTTGTTGAGGTGGAACATATGAAGGGAAAAATTGCTGAGATCGACACTAGTGCAGAACAGATGCTGGTGGAAATACAGCAAAAGGAGACGGAAATATCAAAATTGGCTGCTGAAAAGGAAGCCAGTATGGGCGGGGAAGTAAAAACTCTGTCAGAGAATGTAGATGTGCTTGCTCAAGATCTTGTGCGAGAGGTATCGGTTTTGAATAATAAAGAGGATACTTTACGGAGTGAATGTGAGAGTGCTGAAAAG ATTGTTCACAGTATTGAAGACTTAAAGCAGTCTGTTGAGGAGAGGGCTGCTGCAGTTAAAAAGTCTGAGGAAGGAGCAGCTGATCTCAAAAGGAGAGTTGGAGAACTTTCCAATAGTTTGGAAAACTATGAGAAGGAATACCAA GGTGTGCTAGCTGGGAAGAGCAGTGGTAGTGAGGAGAAATGCCTTGAAGATCAACTGGGTGAAGCAAAGTATGCTGTTGGAAATGCTGAAACAGAGTTGAAAcagttgaaaacaaaaattagccACTGTGAGAAAGAGCTGAAAGAGAAAACGCATCAGTTAATGTCAAAGAATGAAGAAGCTGTTGCTGTAGAGAATGAGCTTTGTGCTAGAAGGAAagatgttgaaaatgctaaatcaGCGCTGGAATCTCTTTCATATAAGGAAGGCCAGATGGAAGCTTTACAGAAG GATTGTGCATCCGAATTGAAACTAGTGCAgaagttgaaagatgaaatacgAGACCTTTCGGCGCAGCTATCAAATGTTCAATTCATATACCGTGATCCCGTGAGAAACTTTGATAGGTCGAAAGTAAAAGGCGTGGTAGCTAAACTAATTAAAGTAAATGACAGCTCCACAATGACTGCCCTAGAG GTTACTGCAGGTGGAAAGTTATTTAATGTTGTTGTGGACACTGAGAGCACTGGAAAGCAACTTCTTCAAAATGGTGATCTCCGTAGAAGAGTGACAATTATCCCCTTAAACAAAATTCAATCCCATGCTGTACCCATTAGAGTTCAGCAGGCTGCTGTTAGATTG GTTGGCAAGGAGAATGCTGAACTGGCACTTACTTTGGTTGGCTACGATGAGGAATTGAAG ACTGCTATGGAATATGTTTTTGGTTCAACATTTGTTTGCAAAAACATTGACGCTGCAAAGGAG GTTGCTTTTAGTCGAGAAATCCGCACTCCTAGTGTCACTCTTGAAGGTGATATCTTCCAGCCAAGTGGTCTTTTAACTGGTGGAAGTCGCAA GGGTGGTGGCGATCTGTTAAGGCAACTCCATGAATTGGCAGAGGCTGAATCAAATCTCACACTACATCAGAGAAGGTTATCTGAAATAGAAGCAAAG ATTACAGAGCTCTTGCCGGTCCATAAAAAGTTTGCGGACCTTAAAAAGCAGTTAGAGCTTAAGCTGTATGATCTTTCATTATTTCAGGGCAGGGCTGAGCAAAACGAGCATCATAAG CTTGGAGAAGTAGTAAAGAAGATTGAACAAGAGCTTGAAGAAGCAAAGTCTGcagtcaaagaaaaacaaattttgtaCAATGAGTGTGTTAATACAGTGTCAATGCTTGAAAAATCTATCAAAGAGCACGATAATAATCGGGAAGGCAAGCTTAAAGACTTGGAGAAACAAATTAAGGCTACAAAAGCACAAATGCAGTCAGTTTCAAAGGACGTCAag GGGCATGAAAATGAAAGGGAGAGACTTATCATGGAACAGGAAGCAGTCATGAAGGAACATGCTTCTTTGGAGAGTCAATTAGGTGCTTTGAGAGCACAAATCAGCTGTCTCAATTTGGAATTAGAAGAACAAAAGGCCAAG GTTGCTTCCACGCGCAATAATCATGATCAGGTTCAATCTGAGCTCAATGCAATCCGTCTAAAGATGAAGGAGCGTGATTCCCAAATTAGTAGCATTCTCAAGGAGCAGCAAAAACTTCAACATAAACTGAGTGAGACTAAGCTTGACAGGAAGAAGTTGGAGAATGAG GTGAAGAGAATGGAAATGGAGCAGAAAGATTGCTCTATGAAGGTGGACAAATTGATAGAGAAGCATGCCTGGATTGCTTCTGAGAAGCAGCTATTTGGGAGAAGTGGGACTGATTATGATTTTCTGTCACTCAATCCTAGTAAAGCAAAGGAGGAACTTGACAAATTGCAAGCAGAGCAATCAGG ACCAGAGAGCTGa